GACGACCTCGGGTGGGGACAAGGGGAGAATATAGTGGTAGGCAGAGCTCTCGGTGAATTCGATATGTCCCACTCGAGCGGCGTGAGAAAGGGAATGAATAACGTCCGTGTAACCTTTCTGAACAAGCTGCTCAGTGAGCGAGAAATTGAAGTTCACAGTGAAACGCGCCCGAGGGTGCCTCTCGATCAATCGACTAAGAGGGCGGTAGCACGTCTCGGTAATGTGTTGGGTGACTTTCGGGAGCTGCGTTGGTGGTTGATAGAAGTGGAGCAAAACAGCAAGGTATTTCATGGATTCTCACCTCGCAATCATTGGCTCGTGGTTGAGAGAGATTCGAGCGGCGCAGGGCGTCGTTTCTCTTTCTTCCAGCTGCGGTTTTGGATTCTGCGTGCACCACAGCCGCACCTGTGAGGCCAGCCGCGTAGTTGTTCCAGCTCGATATCCACGAATATACTCGTTCAAATCAGCAACGCCATTCAGTAGACCGGTTCTGGTTCCGCCGCTATGCAAGCCAGCGGCGTCAAAGGTACAGTCGTAAAAACCGTGCACCCACCCAATCTTGTCTTGCTCACTTTCGTTATACACGCAATGACTTTCCATTGGCAAAGAACGGAGAAAATGGTCGGCTTCTTCTTTTGGACACATAGATTCTTCTCCTAATTCGGGTCCACATAACCCACAAGCGCAACCTTGCGGTGAACAAAATCAATAGGGTGAGCTTTGAATAAGCCCTCCCCAGCTTGTCAGTATCTATGCAACCTAGCTCTGCGCATCGTCATCGTCCAACTTGAGTCCAGCTATTGCACTAGCACACTGCCGAAAATCACATCGGTGCAGGTCAGGATCTTAGCAATCAGGATGAGATAGATACGGGCTGCCAAATTGCCCAAAACGCTCTTCTGCGCATGCGCCGCCGCCAGCATCCGCCAATGTGCAGAGCTGCTAGTTCTCACTCTTTTTAGGCATGTGCCCAAAACAGTGGTTGGCGCTGGGTTAACTGGCCGTCCTTTGCCGCAATCGGAAGCGGGGTTTCCGTCTCAGTGACATCTACACCCCACCACTTCCAGCAGCGGAGGCAATACCATATCCAGCCATCGTCCGGGTCAACGGCACTAGTCTTCACGACACTGTTTTTGGTTCCGCATACCCTGCAGGGATCGCTGTAACGTTCACGCATGTTGCTCCTCCTTTGCCTTTCGACGCTACCAGAATCCTGACAAATCTTAGGTAGCGAGAGTGATTTTCAAAATGCTTGGCACAAGGTTTCAAAACAGTCTTGACTATTCAAGGTCTCCATTCACTACTTTCTCCAACACTTGAACTTTTCCCTCGAGAATTTCCAATCGCGCGTCCAGATTGGGACTGCTTCTGTCCGAAGTACGCAATCCTTTGTCTCCATGGAACGCATCATGATCGCGCTCATAAATCATGTCGAAGGTGACAACGAGGCGGACCAAGAGGCTTAGGGTGATAGTTCGAGGGGCGTGTAGAATCCTGATTTCGGAGCCGATGAGATGAGCCATCCGACGCAGTCGAACCAACTGCTCAACTGCACCTGCGTCTAGGCTCGACACGCGCTTCATATCGAAGACGATTAGCACTGTACCGGTCCCGAGGGAATCCATCGTTTTGTCACGCACCTTGGCAGTTGCTTCTCCCACCCGGAGTGATCCAGATAGGCGCAAGAGTTCAACGCCGCACCCAGCGGCGCGGCTTGCGATATTTATTGATTTCATATGACCTCGAGAAGCGCCGGGGGAAGCCCGGCTATGGAAACAGAACACATAACACCAGCACAACAACACGAGCGCCAATTTCTCGGGTGCAGTTAGAGGGAGGCCAAAAAGACTTGCACAGAGCAGAAAACAGGTGGAAGATAACTACCGGAACAACAAGGCTCCCTAACTAAACCCAGGGGGCAGTGTGGCACGGGAACCATCCCGTTTCCGTGCCGCATCCAAAACTCTCTCACCCCCTTTCGGAAATAGGCGCTTTCTGCTTTGCCTTGCCCAGGCCCTTAGACCCTCCGCTCCCCACTGGTTTAGCAACCAGCACAGCAACACCCGCGCCCCAGAGCTGCTCAACAAGAGAATCAGCTCGGCTCACGGCGTCGGACTTTTGCGCCGAGCCGTCGTCTGTGATAATCAGATCAACCATCACGGGCGATAGCGGCGCAAAGCAGAAAGCCGATGACCTTTGTCTCTCAAATTTCGAAGAATCCATGACGATGCACTTCAGATCACTCCGGCTCAGGAATTCACTTTTCGTCCTTGCTTCGTCCTCGCTGTCACAAGCGAATCCCTCAACAAAATGCGCGGGACCGGCCTTAGGTGTGCGATGCGTCAGCAAGGTCGTTGTGCCTATGATGCTGACATCGAGGCGGAGATCCCAGGCCTTCCAGCACAGCTCTGACAGAAGACCTGTTTGAGCTTGCGTATCCTTGCGAAGTGCTCCGCCAAGAGTGATAACATCAGTAGTGACCCGGGGGCTGGCAAGAAACTCGATTACATGTTGGTGGCAATTCGTCAAGACTCTAAGGCCGCTAAGCGCTGCAGCTGCATCCGGGGCGCGCTGCATTTTGAGGAATCTTGCAACAGCCGCCGTCGTGGTGCCTGCATCAAGCGCAGCGAATCGATGAGATTTCCTCCAATATTCCGCCAAGCTCCCCAGCACTCTCTTCGCTGTCTCCCTCGCCGGGGCCGGAGCCTCACTCAATTGCCTCTGGATGTTTTCCCTCGCATCGGGCGTGCCCCATATAAGACCTCCCGCCAGCGTGCCGATCGCTTCTTTTTCTGATTTGCATTCTGATTGACGAATTTGATAGGTCCAGCGATCAGGGCTTACCAGATAGAATTCACCCTTGCCCATGCGGATTTCCAAACCCAACTGTTCGAAGAGATCGGCGTCCCCCTTTAAGGACTGCCACTTGACATCAGTCTGTTTCTGGATATCCGCAAAAGTAAGCAAACCAAATTTTTTAACTTCATCACAAATCCAGCGCCGACGTTCTTTAGTGTTCATTCTTCTTATGTTCATTGGGTGCACCTTAGTAGAAACCAGTATTTTCATATAAACTAGTAACATTTCGCTGGCTTGTCAAGATCTATTTTTGAAAAAGTTTTGTTTTGCCAGATATTTTGCAAAACTCTACTGGGTTTCTGTTTAAATCTATGAGTGTGGCTCCCTTGAGCCCGGTTCTGCCTTCACGGATAGTATGCCAAATAATGTATCATTTTGGATTCCATTGTTTTGCTGATTTTTGCTTGCGGCCACATTTAACAAAATCTGCTTGCGTTTGGATTTTCTGGCAGAGAGGGTTCAAGATGAACTGGGGTTGCGGGCAGACTGTGCGCCAGAGATTGCGCATCCCTGTACAACATGGAACGCAAACGCTTCAAACGGTGGGGGATACGGGACATCGGCCAGGCCAAGATCGTTGATTCTGGGCTGTTTCAGAGGCGCTTTCATTCCGAAGCCGAGGGACGGATGCGCTTTGAGGGTCGTGGTGGCGCTCACATCAAGATAAAATCTCGATCCCGCCCTATCTTCCTCAAAAATGCGACCTGCGGAAACATCGTGGGCGAGTCCCAAGTATGCCCGGGGAGCAGTGATGGCCGGACAGGAGCCGCCTGGACCTGCGGCTCGGGGATTCTCTTGGGGCATCAACGCGGTTTCGGGAGAGGATCCTTGAAGGGTTTTGTAAAGCGGGAAGTTGCGGGCTCCCGGGAATGAGAGCCCGCTTGTCACTTCTTCTTGGCTTGCCCCTTCAGGTTCTCGACGGAGACCCTGGGGTGCGTTGCGGCGTAGTACTTCTGCTGGCACGGCTTGGTGTCGAAGGCTTGCCATTTTCGGTTGGGGGTGAACTCCTTGCCGCAGACCGGGCATTTGCGTCGGGGCAGTTCTTCCTTTTGCAGGGGCGGTCTCAACATTTCGACATGTCGTACCATATTGGCACATCCTCCGTTGTCAACGCAATATAATGCATTGTGTGGAGTGTGTCAACTCGTATTGCGAGGATCAAAAGGGAATGTCTGAATCGTCGATGCCTGCCGCCTCGGAATTGCCGGCAGGCTCGGCTGATTCGGAAATGTCACCGGGGGATTCTCCTGTATCAC
The sequence above is a segment of the Terriglobia bacterium genome. Coding sequences within it:
- a CDS encoding DUF2256 domain-containing protein; translation: MVRHVEMLRPPLQKEELPRRKCPVCGKEFTPNRKWQAFDTKPCQQKYYAATHPRVSVENLKGQAKKK